A genomic region of Rhodanobacter sp. contains the following coding sequences:
- a CDS encoding beta-1,6-glucan synthase — protein MSFSPSSRGRRLLAWLALASLALAGAAWWWAAGRPVPLPDAPSARIACVSYAPFREPGETPLDPNAFVSPQRIDEDLSALSERFDCVRTYSQGQGLSAVPEIAARHHMQVLMGIWLDGDAKANARQIALGIATARKYPQVLRGVIVGNEVLLRGELTEAELAADIREVRAALPASIPVSYADVWEFWLRHPRLAGAVDYITIHILPYWEDQPVPPERAVQHVADVYARVTRAFPGKHVMIGETGWPSEGRPRRGASASVVNEARYLREFLRYAASVHMPYNVIEAFDQPWKRAQEGTVGGYWGIFDVHARPKFAMQGPVVEIPRWWLGWLAGAAGAALFALVGAVRRRWRHARGWLALGLAGFASGTAMAWQVRQMIYACRDAWEWSVSVVAAAAALFTAARLANWLAGRLAGAPFKPAPAGRLRSAWLFVLALYGLLLVFDGRYRDFPLGLFALPCMGYALTAWLDERRRMPSREAVFLAAWLPVLGGAVVALELGENPVTWLWLAFNVAIAAAVFAAWRRARAPAVMLDNPDRRG, from the coding sequence ATGTCGTTCTCCCCCTCGTCCCGCGGCCGCCGCCTGCTTGCCTGGCTGGCCTTGGCTTCGCTCGCGCTGGCCGGCGCGGCGTGGTGGTGGGCGGCCGGCCGGCCGGTGCCGTTGCCCGATGCGCCCTCGGCGCGGATCGCCTGTGTTTCCTATGCGCCGTTCCGCGAACCGGGCGAGACGCCGCTCGATCCGAACGCCTTCGTGAGTCCGCAGCGCATCGACGAGGACCTGAGCGCGCTGTCCGAGCGCTTCGACTGCGTGCGCACGTATTCGCAGGGACAAGGCCTGTCGGCGGTGCCGGAAATCGCCGCGCGCCATCACATGCAGGTGCTGATGGGCATCTGGCTGGACGGCGACGCCAAGGCCAACGCCCGGCAGATCGCGCTCGGCATCGCCACGGCGCGCAAGTATCCGCAGGTGCTGCGCGGGGTGATCGTGGGCAACGAAGTGCTGCTGCGCGGCGAGCTGACCGAGGCCGAGCTGGCGGCGGACATCCGCGAAGTGCGCGCGGCCCTGCCCGCGTCCATCCCGGTCAGCTACGCCGACGTGTGGGAATTCTGGCTGCGCCATCCACGGCTCGCCGGCGCGGTGGACTACATCACCATCCACATCCTGCCGTACTGGGAAGACCAGCCGGTGCCGCCGGAGCGCGCGGTGCAGCACGTCGCGGACGTGTACGCGCGGGTGACCCGGGCGTTCCCCGGCAAGCACGTGATGATCGGCGAAACCGGCTGGCCCAGCGAGGGCCGGCCGCGTCGCGGCGCCAGCGCCAGCGTGGTGAACGAGGCGCGCTACCTGCGCGAATTCCTGCGCTACGCGGCCAGCGTGCACATGCCCTACAACGTGATCGAGGCCTTCGACCAGCCGTGGAAGCGCGCGCAGGAAGGCACGGTGGGCGGCTACTGGGGCATCTTCGACGTGCATGCGCGGCCCAAGTTCGCGATGCAGGGGCCGGTGGTGGAAATCCCGCGCTGGTGGCTGGGCTGGCTGGCGGGCGCGGCCGGTGCGGCGCTGTTCGCGCTGGTCGGCGCGGTCCGGCGGCGCTGGCGGCACGCGCGCGGCTGGCTGGCCCTGGGCCTGGCCGGCTTCGCCAGCGGCACCGCGATGGCGTGGCAGGTGCGGCAGATGATCTACGCGTGCCGCGATGCGTGGGAGTGGTCGGTCTCGGTCGTCGCCGCGGCCGCTGCGTTGTTCACTGCCGCGCGATTGGCGAACTGGCTGGCGGGCCGCCTGGCGGGCGCGCCGTTCAAGCCCGCTCCGGCCGGACGATTGCGCAGCGCCTGGCTGTTCGTGCTGGCGCTGTACGGCCTGTTGCTGGTGTTCGACGGCCGCTACCGCGACTTCCCGCTGGGCCTGTTCGCATTGCCCTGCATGGGCTACGCATTGACCGCGTGGCTGGACGAGCGCCGGCGCATGCCCTCGCGCGAGGCCGTGTTCCTCGCCGCGTGGCTGCCCGTGCTGGGCGGCGCGGTGGTGGCGCTGGAGCTGGGCGAAAACCCGGTGACCTGGCTGTGGCTGGCGTTCAACGTGGCTATCGCCGCGGCGGTGTTCGCCGCATGGCGGCGTGCGCGCGCGCCGGCAGTTATGCTCGACAACCCTGACCGAAGAGGATGA
- a CDS encoding transglycosylase SLT domain-containing protein — MFSKARPRRFSLTLLLACGGLLAAFGACAATPALDAQRAAFRQAWAAARQGGDGWHAWDAQLHGYPLYPYLPAAALEHDIQQVDLPTVQAYLARYPDLIPAQDLRRDFLLELARRQDWNGFLALYQPGASDALTCDALQARMAGGAKLDFDRDLAALWAKPELPAACDPMLQAAHEQGLLTTPRLWARIERAADAGRDGTITALADWLPAAENPPAQWLAQALRDPQSALAAAMGWPDTAHARQAVTLALQRRARRDTDDADAAWQQLRTRFRFSVDQRDAIERALAIFHAADYDPVAQQQLLALPAAAQTATTREWRVRVALAAQDWPAVLAAIAAMPADQQQDDEWRWFRARALAATGQAGPAQAVYADLAKQTTFFGYLAADQLGQPYAICPLAPIDDPSQEQALLAQPGLQRAFELFAVDLQKLARREWARALDGADDRTQVLAVELADARGWYDRAAFTLNHGELMHYYTLRLPLDRRIGVVEQAEQAGIDPAWAYGILRSESAWMSDARSGADARGLMQLVPATAALVARRNGLTWSGGDSLYDPATNIALGTRYLAQMAARFNGAPWLASAAYNAGPNRVDQWLDARGSLAPDLFIATMPYKETREYVARVMDYSVMYDWRLHGNALPVSDRLTPIGQPYQLPNSMTPRKAVACPVLATPASTGSAQAPAATTVGQPHG, encoded by the coding sequence ATGTTTTCGAAGGCCAGGCCCCGGCGATTTTCCCTCACCCTGCTGCTTGCGTGCGGCGGCCTGCTCGCCGCGTTCGGCGCATGCGCGGCCACGCCCGCCCTCGACGCCCAGCGCGCCGCCTTCAGGCAGGCCTGGGCCGCGGCCCGGCAAGGCGGCGACGGATGGCACGCATGGGACGCGCAACTGCACGGCTACCCGCTCTATCCCTACCTGCCCGCCGCCGCGCTGGAACACGACATCCAGCAGGTCGACCTGCCCACGGTGCAGGCCTACCTGGCGCGCTATCCGGACCTGATCCCCGCGCAGGACCTGCGCCGCGACTTCCTGCTGGAACTCGCCCGGCGGCAGGACTGGAACGGTTTCCTCGCGCTGTACCAGCCCGGCGCGAGCGATGCGCTGACCTGCGACGCGCTGCAGGCGCGCATGGCCGGCGGCGCCAAGCTCGATTTCGACCGCGATCTCGCCGCGCTGTGGGCCAAACCCGAACTGCCCGCGGCCTGCGACCCGATGCTGCAGGCCGCTCACGAGCAAGGCCTGCTGACCACGCCGCGCCTGTGGGCGCGCATCGAACGCGCCGCCGACGCCGGCCGCGACGGCACCATCACCGCGCTGGCCGATTGGCTGCCGGCCGCGGAGAACCCGCCGGCACAGTGGCTGGCACAGGCGCTGCGCGATCCGCAATCCGCGCTGGCCGCGGCCATGGGCTGGCCCGATACCGCGCATGCGCGCCAAGCCGTCACGCTGGCGCTGCAGCGCCGCGCGCGCCGCGACACCGACGACGCCGACGCCGCGTGGCAGCAGTTGCGCACGCGCTTCCGCTTCAGCGTCGACCAGCGCGACGCGATCGAGCGCGCGTTGGCGATCTTCCATGCCGCCGACTACGACCCGGTCGCGCAACAGCAGTTGCTGGCGCTGCCCGCCGCCGCGCAGACGGCCACCACCCGCGAGTGGCGCGTGCGCGTGGCGCTGGCCGCGCAGGACTGGCCCGCCGTGCTGGCGGCGATCGCGGCGATGCCCGCGGACCAGCAGCAGGACGACGAATGGCGCTGGTTCCGCGCCCGCGCGCTGGCCGCCACCGGCCAGGCCGGACCGGCGCAGGCGGTCTATGCCGACCTCGCGAAGCAGACCACCTTCTTCGGCTACCTCGCGGCCGACCAGCTCGGCCAACCCTACGCGATCTGCCCGCTGGCGCCGATCGACGACCCGTCGCAGGAGCAGGCGCTGCTGGCGCAACCCGGCCTGCAACGCGCCTTCGAACTGTTCGCGGTGGACCTGCAGAAACTGGCGCGGCGCGAATGGGCGCGCGCACTCGACGGGGCCGACGACCGCACCCAGGTGCTGGCCGTGGAACTCGCCGACGCCCGCGGCTGGTACGACCGCGCCGCGTTCACCCTCAACCACGGCGAGCTGATGCACTACTACACGCTGCGCCTGCCGCTGGATCGCCGGATCGGCGTGGTGGAGCAGGCCGAGCAGGCCGGCATCGACCCCGCCTGGGCCTACGGCATCCTGCGCTCCGAGAGCGCGTGGATGAGCGACGCCCGCTCCGGTGCCGACGCCCGCGGCCTGATGCAACTCGTGCCGGCCACCGCCGCGCTGGTGGCCCGGCGCAACGGCCTGACGTGGAGCGGCGGCGACAGCCTGTACGACCCCGCCACCAACATCGCGCTGGGCACGCGCTACCTCGCGCAGATGGCCGCGCGCTTCAACGGCGCGCCCTGGCTGGCCAGCGCCGCCTACAACGCCGGCCCCAATCGCGTGGACCAATGGCTGGACGCCCGCGGCTCGCTCGCGCCCGACCTGTTCATCGCCACCATGCCGTACAAGGAAACCCGCGAATACGTGGCGCGCGTGATGGACTACAGCGTGATGTACGACTGGCGCCTGCACGGCAACGCGTTGCCCGTTTCCGACCGCCTCACCCCGATCGGCCAGCCCTACCAACTGCCGAACAGCATGACGCCGCGCAAGGCGGTGGCGTGTCCGGTACTAGCAACACCAGCATCGACTGGCTCGGCGCAGGCACCTGCTGCAACCACCGTTGGCCAGCCCCACGGATAA
- a CDS encoding multifunctional CCA addition/repair protein, with the protein MRIYLVGGAVRDQLLGRPEGDRDYVVTGACPEDLLALGYKPVGKDFPVFLHPRTGEEHALARTERKNGRGYHGFVFQADPSVTLEQDLARRDLTINAIAQDEHGALIDPYGGARDIEARVLRHVSPAFAEDPVRLLRVARFAARFAPLGFRVADETMALLRHMVAEGEVDHLVPERVWAETRKALAEAQPSAFLRVLREAGALRALFPEVDALYGVPQRAEFHPEIDTGVHVEMVLDAAAAIAPGDDLVGFCALTHDLGKALTPADELPRHVMHEQRGVAPLRALAARLKVPTEHAALAELVCREHLNAHRALELKPATVLKLLAALDALRRPERLETFLAACLADKRGRLGYAQDDYPPAAYLRRSREAAAAVTAAPFVAQGLAGPAVGEAMTRARIAAIAQLRG; encoded by the coding sequence ATGCGCATCTATCTCGTCGGCGGCGCCGTCCGCGACCAACTGCTCGGCAGGCCCGAGGGCGACCGCGATTACGTGGTGACCGGCGCATGCCCGGAGGATCTGCTGGCGCTGGGCTACAAGCCGGTGGGCAAGGACTTCCCGGTGTTCCTGCATCCGCGCACGGGCGAGGAACACGCGCTTGCGCGCACCGAGCGCAAGAACGGGCGCGGCTACCACGGCTTCGTGTTCCAGGCCGATCCCTCGGTGACGCTGGAACAGGACCTGGCGCGGCGCGACCTCACCATCAACGCCATCGCGCAGGACGAGCACGGCGCGCTGATCGACCCCTACGGCGGCGCACGCGACATCGAGGCGCGCGTGCTGCGGCACGTCTCGCCGGCCTTCGCGGAAGACCCCGTGCGGCTGCTGCGCGTGGCGCGCTTCGCCGCGCGCTTCGCTCCGCTGGGTTTCCGCGTGGCGGACGAGACAATGGCGCTGCTGCGGCACATGGTGGCCGAGGGCGAGGTGGATCATCTAGTGCCCGAACGGGTATGGGCGGAAACGCGCAAGGCGCTGGCGGAGGCGCAACCTTCCGCCTTCCTGCGCGTGCTGCGCGAAGCGGGCGCATTGCGCGCGCTGTTTCCGGAAGTCGATGCGCTCTACGGCGTGCCGCAACGCGCGGAGTTCCATCCCGAGATCGACACCGGCGTGCATGTGGAGATGGTGCTGGACGCGGCGGCGGCCATTGCGCCGGGCGACGACCTGGTCGGCTTCTGCGCGCTCACCCACGACCTCGGCAAGGCGCTGACGCCGGCGGACGAACTGCCGCGCCACGTGATGCACGAGCAGCGCGGTGTGGCGCCGCTGCGCGCGCTTGCCGCGCGCCTGAAGGTACCCACCGAACACGCTGCGCTGGCCGAGCTGGTCTGCCGCGAACACCTCAACGCGCACCGCGCGCTGGAACTGAAGCCGGCCACGGTGCTGAAGCTGCTCGCCGCGCTGGACGCCTTGCGCCGGCCGGAGCGGCTGGAGACCTTCCTCGCCGCCTGCCTGGCCGACAAGCGCGGCCGGCTCGGCTACGCACAGGACGACTATCCTCCGGCCGCGTATTTGCGCCGAAGCCGCGAGGCGGCCGCGGCGGTGACCGCAGCGCCGTTCGTGGCGCAGGGGTTGGCCGGCCCCGCGGTCGGCGAGGCGATGACGCGCGCGCGCATCGCGGCCATCGCGCAGCTGAGAGGCTGA
- the hrpB gene encoding ATP-dependent helicase HrpB, which translates to MSPAPPSFPITPLLPDIRASLAAAPRLVLEAPPGAGKTTQVPLALLDAPWLVGGKIVMLEPRRIAARAAAQFMARQLGEEVGQTVGYRIRFESRTSAATRIEVVTEGILTRLIQDDPELAGIGAILFDEFHERHLAGDLGAALALDVQATLRPDLRLVVMSATLDGERIARWLDAPRLSSPGRSFPVRIEHPPARAQESLEHQLARVARQALADNDGDVLAFLPGRREIARAQGVLQETLAGQQEQVEVVPLHGELSLAEQQWALAPAEPGTRRIVLATNVAESSVTLPGIRAVIDAGLAREPRFDPNSGFTRLETVAISQASADQRAGRAGRVVAGTAYRLWPQSKRLEPSRSAEIAQAELSGLALELAAWGITAGGSADLPWLDAPPAGALAQARELLADLGALDADGRITALGKRLLELGATPRLGAAAWRAPDGLRPLVADLLALMEARSPLRGESARSDDFRVRVAALHAWRDRRGHGADAGALAAIEQASKGWRRRLDVRSAASGTPDSHAVGDLLLHAFPDRIARRDEANPLRYTLANGRGARLHDQTALLGEPWLVALDLRFEARDSLILAAAPFDPRVLERDLPQRFVRERALRWNASRDAVEAFEERRYAAIVLERRSVPVRPEDALPALLAAIRSKGLDALPWGEHARRLRLRVQALRGWMPELGLPDLSDAHLLATLDDWLAPYLDGKRRLDALDAEELAQALSSQLDHAQRQALDAHAPDALPVPSGQTRRLEYAPDAPPVLAVKLQELFGLADTPRVGGGRVPVTLHLQSPAGRPIQVTQDLRSFWERTYPEVRKELKGRYPKHPWPDDPWTATPTHRAKPRERR; encoded by the coding sequence ATGAGTCCCGCGCCGCCCAGCTTCCCGATCACCCCGCTGCTCCCCGACATCCGCGCGTCGCTCGCCGCGGCGCCGCGGCTGGTGCTGGAGGCGCCGCCCGGCGCGGGCAAGACCACCCAGGTGCCGTTGGCCTTGCTCGATGCGCCATGGCTGGTCGGCGGCAAGATCGTGATGCTGGAGCCGCGCCGCATCGCCGCGCGCGCCGCCGCGCAGTTCATGGCGCGGCAGCTCGGCGAGGAGGTGGGGCAGACCGTCGGCTACCGCATCCGCTTCGAGTCGAGGACCAGTGCGGCCACACGCATCGAGGTGGTCACCGAGGGCATCCTCACGCGGCTGATCCAGGACGATCCCGAACTCGCCGGCATCGGCGCGATCCTGTTCGACGAGTTCCACGAACGCCATCTCGCCGGCGACCTCGGCGCGGCGCTGGCGCTGGACGTGCAGGCCACGCTGCGGCCCGACCTGCGCCTCGTGGTGATGTCCGCCACGCTGGACGGCGAACGCATCGCGCGCTGGCTCGACGCGCCGCGGCTCTCGAGTCCCGGCCGCAGTTTTCCGGTGCGCATCGAGCATCCGCCGGCGCGCGCGCAGGAGAGCCTCGAACACCAGCTCGCGCGCGTGGCGAGGCAGGCGCTGGCCGACAACGATGGCGACGTGCTGGCCTTCCTGCCGGGGCGGCGCGAGATCGCGCGCGCGCAGGGCGTGCTGCAGGAAACCCTTGCCGGCCAGCAGGAACAGGTCGAAGTCGTGCCCTTGCACGGCGAGTTGTCGCTGGCCGAGCAGCAATGGGCGCTGGCGCCCGCGGAGCCGGGTACACGGCGCATCGTGCTGGCCACCAACGTGGCCGAATCCAGCGTCACCTTGCCCGGCATCCGTGCGGTGATCGACGCAGGCCTGGCGCGCGAGCCGCGTTTCGATCCCAATTCCGGCTTCACCCGGCTGGAGACGGTGGCGATTTCGCAGGCCTCGGCCGACCAGCGTGCCGGCCGCGCCGGCCGCGTGGTGGCAGGCACGGCGTACCGCCTGTGGCCGCAGAGCAAACGGCTCGAACCCTCGCGCAGCGCCGAGATCGCACAGGCCGAACTCTCCGGCCTTGCGCTGGAACTGGCCGCCTGGGGCATCACGGCGGGCGGCAGCGCCGACCTGCCGTGGCTGGATGCGCCGCCGGCCGGCGCGCTGGCGCAGGCGCGCGAACTGCTCGCGGATCTCGGCGCGCTGGATGCCGACGGTCGCATCACCGCCCTCGGCAAACGCCTGCTGGAACTGGGCGCGACGCCGCGGCTCGGCGCGGCGGCATGGCGTGCGCCGGATGGCCTGCGTCCGCTGGTCGCCGATCTGCTGGCGCTGATGGAAGCGCGTTCGCCGTTGCGCGGCGAGTCGGCGCGCAGCGACGACTTCCGCGTGCGCGTGGCCGCGCTGCACGCGTGGCGCGACCGCCGCGGCCACGGCGCGGACGCCGGCGCGCTGGCCGCCATCGAACAGGCGTCCAAGGGCTGGCGCCGACGTCTGGACGTGCGCAGCGCCGCCAGCGGCACGCCAGACAGCCACGCGGTGGGCGACCTGTTGCTGCACGCCTTTCCTGACCGCATCGCCCGCCGCGACGAGGCGAACCCGCTGCGCTACACGCTCGCCAACGGCCGCGGCGCGCGCCTGCACGATCAGACCGCGTTGCTCGGCGAGCCGTGGCTGGTGGCGCTGGACCTGCGCTTCGAGGCGCGCGACAGCCTGATTCTGGCCGCCGCGCCGTTCGATCCGCGCGTGCTGGAGCGCGATCTTCCGCAACGCTTCGTGCGCGAACGCGCGCTGCGCTGGAACGCCTCGCGCGACGCGGTGGAAGCCTTCGAGGAACGCCGCTACGCGGCCATCGTGCTGGAGCGCCGCAGCGTGCCGGTGCGGCCGGAAGACGCCTTGCCCGCCTTGCTGGCCGCGATCCGCAGCAAGGGGCTGGACGCCTTGCCGTGGGGCGAACACGCGCGCCGGCTGCGCCTGCGCGTGCAGGCCTTGCGTGGATGGATGCCCGAGCTGGGCCTGCCCGATCTGTCCGACGCGCATCTGCTCGCCACGCTGGACGATTGGCTGGCGCCCTATCTCGACGGCAAGCGCAGGCTCGACGCGCTGGATGCCGAGGAACTTGCGCAGGCGTTGTCGTCGCAGCTCGATCACGCGCAGCGGCAGGCACTGGACGCTCACGCGCCGGATGCCCTGCCGGTGCCCAGCGGCCAGACGCGCCGGCTGGAATACGCGCCGGATGCGCCGCCGGTGCTGGCGGTGAAGCTGCAGGAACTGTTCGGCCTGGCCGACACGCCGCGCGTGGGCGGCGGCCGCGTGCCGGTGACCTTGCACCTACAGTCGCCCGCGGGTCGGCCGATACAGGTCACGCAGGATTTGCGCAGCTTCTGGGAGCGTACCTATCCCGAAGTAAGGAAGGAACTGAAAGGACGCTACCCGAAGCACCCGTGGCCCGACGACCCGTGGACGGCCACTCCCACGCACCGGGCCAAACCGCGCGAACGGCGCTAG